Part of the Rhipicephalus sanguineus isolate Rsan-2018 chromosome 5, BIME_Rsan_1.4, whole genome shotgun sequence genome is shown below.
CGCAGTAAGCAGCCAGCCTAGTCGCAGgcagtgtcgtctgctgcggcgccCTAAACATGGCGGCTTTGAGTAGTTCTCGTGAAGGCGCTACGAAAAGGGTCTATTCGCTGCCGTAGGTTCTGCTTGCGATCGGTCCGCCACTCACCGCACTtacgctggcctcctcgctcgaTGCAACTCGCCGCAACGTACACATCATGAAAAGAATACTTTCAGGGCACTCGCTGTTCTCTCATTGTAGTTACAGAAACGACGCCTTTGCCTTTTTAAGGTGGTTCCCGGACGCGTATTCCCGAACggtgacacgttggacacactgcaccgatcacgaggatgttcaaGGCTGTTATGAcagcgatcaaggaagactctttctaccgtgatctttcttcgtcgtcgaagagtccgatTTTCTCTTTGATAGGCACTGAAATTCTCGAACGCCGCGGCAACCCCGTCGGAAGCATCGCGACTGCCGTCGCTAGGCCTCGCGGCAACAGGCGCACTTGCCGTTCGGCGAGCGTTTGGCTTCGATTTGAGCCGGCGTCCCGGaaatttgttcaccgagcgatacttcactggccggTGACTGCGCTTGCTACAGTTCTCTTCGTCCATGACgaaaataaatacgcgagagaaacgttgttcagctgcgcagcTGGATGAAGCACGGACACTGCAAGCAGGCTTCGCAGCACGCTAGGctcgcagcggccaatggcggcccccgatccgtaccacgtgatttaaaaaccagtcgcagcgctcgaaaagcgcggcaaaggcatgctttctttattagacaGTTTTCGAATAGaatacgctaagttagcgttagcgtttgcggcccgctgtTTCCGttacttaacgggagcccgcaagtggttagcgtacgacgcatgcgcagctgcgcgaaaagccaacgcaaagctttgcgtacgctattcgaaagctccctaatatTTCATGCGCTTCTACAGCGCGGGAAACAGTGGTTATTTGGAGATCTCATGCGATCCACAATGACGAGCGGCCGCGCATTATCGgccgcgaggcgctagaagacgGCAAACTTTGCCTtttaacagccaccttgtgctctttagacgcaattttagcgcatttccagttgagtctcgacattgatttttattttcggaacagtagagatactaatcttaacaaaacaggtgaaaacaaagcatcgataatttttgaaaaaaactcgcgtaTTTCGACCCGCATCTCGCCTTAAAATATGGCTGGCAATAACAATCAGTACAATGAAGAGACAATTCACAACCTCTAGCTCCTTTCGAACGCTcccgcatgcggtcattagcgcaccacCTCGTTTGACTAACATGTCACGTTTCACATGACGTAACACGATGTAACATGTCGTTTCACGTTTGGCCGCTGTCGACGAGGCGGTagcagcgttcgtcagcctgtagaacggcccaatgAGAGCACGATCACGAGATCATGAAAACACCGGCTAGGAATTCAGTGTTCTCTAAATCGGAATTTTTCTGAAATGCgcgattcctgatatcgaccttaagCGTTGTCCAACAGGTAGCTTTTTGGTTTgtcaacacgaaatatttcaatcaAGCGGCCATAGCATGTACTTCTTCTCAACTGCTTTtacatcgtcggtagaacgcactcgtaagcttcagttcagttcacattgggcagcCATGGGCGCGAGGCCTCGCTTtcgtatggggggggggggggaccttggTTCATATCCCAAACGATTTGTAGCGCAGGAAACAcagacataaaacacagacgactCATACAGTCATCTCATAGCGATGACACTATGCCCCGCTTAGCCAGTCATGCACTGTACTAAACAACGCATTTGTTTCATTCTTCAGTATAACTGCTCCTGCATTGTTACCATGTTTACGTGACCGAAACTTTTTCCCTTATTTACATAAATGGCTTCCCTAACAGTATTGTTTTTTCATCAATTAAGCTTTTCGCAGATAATTGTATTATTTATCACAAAATTACAAACTCCTCTGGTTCCCTAAATATCCAAAATGACCTTAACCGATCATCCCTATGGTGCGACAAATGGCTTATGGAACTAAACATTAGTAAATGTGGCGTCATGAGGATAACCCGACGccttcacaacacacactgctCTTACCACCTTGAAGGAGCCCCCTTGAATTCCGTTAACTCCTTCAAATACCTCGGAATTATTATTACTAATGACCTATGCTGGAATATGCACGTTGTTTACGTAACCCGCAATGCTAACCGCACTCTTGGCTACCTGCGCCGGGATTTTTCTAAAGCGCCCCCTTTTTTAAAACTAATTTTGTATAAAACTTTAGTCCGTccaaaactagaatatgcctgcaGCATTTGGGATCCGAATCAAACCATACAAATCAACACACTCGAATCTGTTTTCAGAATCGTGTAGCCCGGTTTATTTTGTCTCCCGCTACGCTTCTGTATCCACAATGAAGAACACATTACAACTATCTCATCTGTCCGTACGTCGTAAATGCCTTCGTCTTTGCCTctttcacaaaatttatcatcAAAATGAAGAGTCAAAAAAACGCCTTTTTCTTCAACCTGGCTACATGTCATCACGCGTGAACCACAACTTTAAGGTTGGTGTCCCACTTTGCCGACGTCGCCTATACAACGACTCTTTTATCCCCCAAACCAGCAGGGCCCCACCGCTGCAATTGCTGACACCAACTTCAAAAGTGCCATTCAAGATACGGTATTTCGTTAACTTGTTGAATGTACGCACACTTGTATATGTATTAACCACTCCTTTCTGTAATTCCCTCGGGCTCTGAAAGtactggaaataaataaataaataaataaataaataaataaataaataaataaataaataaaaaattgggcagatcccacgtaccgtagtagtcgatgtgatgcgaagcatgcggtgggaaggtgactatggcgtaattttttttactgagcgaaacgttacaaaatgacgtgaAGGGTTTGTATAAATTTGGtacgcacacttatatgttgaagagccgcatatatgttatataatcagttgttacACTTGGGCAAGCCTGTcaacggcaacatgggtattaccaacaccagaagcggtaagctgatatataggccttatacttgtccctcatgatgcagaaagcacgcacgtttcacgaacccgtgtccatgtgtggaagacgttcttgacagtgcttgaacaaggtcatcatcgccgtgatcagtgagcaccagcagctggtcatgacttgttgtcGGATCCCgttgtgatcgtggtgacgaggggtcaatgTGTATAGTGAAATCCGGGACGACATAGGAGCGTTGGTATGTTGTCTCGTGTCTTattttgtgtctgtgtttcttgcgctacGAATCGCTTCAGATATACAACCAACAGGCCTAATTCGCCGGAATTCATATTCCAGCCCCGGAAAGAaagttcatttcattttatttattatttctttggtggcAGTTTGGGTGAGGTGTGCTTTTGGGTGAGCGTGTcacgtgttcttttccgcggcggtagttttttttttttttttcgagcaccacaagcttcacaggtcagtcacTACAATCTTCGCTTGAAATTCCTGGCCTAAATACATTTCTGCGTCCTACAGCAACTGCAATTTAACTTATTTTTAGCTTTATCGAAATCGGCCCGGCAGTTTCATGAAAGACCGATGCCTGCTTTCGAAGCGCACTCCTATTCAAATAGGCGGCATCGGCGCTGACACCTAGCTTCCTCGTAACTGCTTATTCTTATGTACTTTCTTGGGAATATATTAAACTGAAACATTTTCATAAATCATGTCTTCGGACTAGCTTTGGAGATGTGGACCGTGAAACATTCCAACAAGATCACGACGGCTTTCGTACACCGTATACACGCTGCAAAACCGGCGCGGTGGAAATATGGGTCCGAGCATACGCTACGGTTCGAGAATCACGTTCTCAATCACTGAGCGCGACACATTTCCAGCTTCTTAATTTAGTATGGCTTACAAAACAGCATGCTATgtgctgtttgacgtcaaaatGCAGGCGCCGGTAGCTCCGAAGACGCAGGCCTCCGTACGAAAACGGGGCGCGTGAGAAAATGGCAGATCCGCTTGCAAACTCTCCTTGcggcgcacgactgcaagatttggagGAGCTGTTCGTCTGCTTTCCGCAGTGTGTTGTTTTTCACGTAGCACGATGGGTGGTTCACGACTCCTTTAAACCAATGAAGTATTGCACACATCGCTCAGTATATATTTGTAGAGGTGCTTTCcagcagcttcgctggtcatcttCTTTCGCCGAGCCTGGAGTCACAGCTCTCCACTTTAGTTCCCCTGCGCCGTCTTTAGTTTCATGATCACTATTGTGAATGTATTTATTTCAAGGCCTCTGGATTTGCACGTTGAATATTGCTACTTCATAATATAAGTAAGAGTAGCAAGGGTACTGGAGGCTTACACAAGCCAACTATTTGTCATATATGTATCGTTCAATTATAATTAATTCTTTCTCCCTGCTGTTGGCCATCGAGGCTCCATATGTGTGTTATCGCACTAGGCCAGAAAAAGGTCATCCGTATCCCATAGATTGCAGCGAGATATGTACGCATTGAATATACGCCTGATTGTTTATACTGAGCTTCCTTTCATGAAACATCGCGATGAAAGAGACAAACATGGCCTCTATATTTTGAGAAAAACTCGAGCACTCACGAAGTCAGCACGAACGACTGAAACAAGAAAGAACCTGACACGGACTCGCGGGTCTGCTCGTGGCGAAGATCTAAGTATAAATTTGCAGCAACAGAagtcgaccaaaaaaaaaaatcgcgttaGAAATAGTGTATTGGCCCCGCTCGCCAGGAGCGTCGTTGTCATTTACATAAGCGCTGCTAAGGTCACACGAAGCCAGTTTATAGCTTGAAGAAAACACAAGGGAACGGCGCTGTGTCCTCGTCCCGTTTGAAGCAGTGTTTTTCATCTCCATAAGAAGCTTTCGTCTCTGTTCCTTCCTCGCACTGCTCGAAAGAAGTCGGTCTAGGAAAAGTGCGGTTAAGATCTCTGCGATGCATTGCTAACGAATCGTTACACGGTGGCGAAGCTGCCAGTATTGCAaacttgatgcgaaataaattgCTTAAATATCTGTCTTGGTTTTGCCAATAGGTTCCCCTATTATCGTACTTGACAGCAGAACACACTCTTTAGACAAGCGTGTAAGCAGTGAAAATACCGCTCACTTGAATACGAAGACAGGTTTCAAATACGCTGCAATGAAAATAACCAAGTTTTTATTGCGGCAACGCTATTACGTATACGCAGCTGAGATTGAAGGGCGCAGTAATGATTGATTACTTCATAAATCATTTAGGTTTACTCTTTAACCTTAACGTTAATAGCATATGACATATATTGCAATCGCAGCAAGAAGCATTGCGCCCATGAAGCGGCTTTGCATTATTGCAAAAGAAAGTGTGACGCTGTTTTGAGGCTTAATTGGCGTTAAAGTCGAGTATTTGTCCCTCCATGACGAAAAGTTGATTACGTATTTTACCCCGACAAATTTGGGCTACCTTCTTCCCAAACTCACACCGCTATCAGCAATGGCATCCTCTGCTGGAACCAAACTGACAAAACTTCTCTGTCGTAAGTGCTCTTTCCCATTGGCTAGCCGGCACCTATATGGCCACGAGCGCTTCTTCCATTTTTATGCAACcggcccgttacacgtgtaacccctgccttgcgcaaaccgcgcccgaatgtcgatgaacattcccgattattttgCAATCTTCTGATAAGATCGTGCGCTAAAGGCTGACAATCTTATTCTTAATATTTTTTATTCTTATTAATCTTattagtttattctggaacttacccggccaccaacgataactcTGGAATCTTCGATGACCCAtgtgccgacgcgctttactgcttATCATATTAttcgacgaccgacgactgtgTGCGCCGATATCGTTGCACGTTGAATGTCATTCTATTTCTGGGCATAAGTTCGCTCAAGAAAGATTTTTATCTTTACCGGTTGCGATtgcttcttcaccgtcacaaccacgtggcaatatgttcgACATCGTGGttggctgaaatattttcttgGGAACATTTTGAGAATAGcttgaagcagcgcgaaaaaacgaggataacgaaagaacacacacaacaggactagcgctggacTGCCAACTGAATCTTTATTGAAAACTCACCATTTATACCTGCGTCACAAAAATTCGTTCTCACAAAAAACGCCGACATTAGTCGAAGATGGCGGGCATTCGTACTGCTATACTGACCAGTGTTTATCGAGAAAACATCTCTCCTGGGTAGTCAAACTATGTGACGCTGCGCTCACGCATTTAACTTCGGCTTTTATCTTCGGcccgaacttgggtgtgcatgcgcattttttacaaCGGGAAGCTAGGTGGCTACCATACCAATTTTTTAGATCGTTCTTATGTTGCCTAGCCCTATCAGTAAAGCATTGCCCAGTTTGTCCAATGTGCACTCTCCCACAACCTAATGGTACCTGATAAAGAACATCAGAGGTGCACTTGGTGAATTTTGTTTCGTGGCTGCATACCtgtctttttcgatttttcgtgGCATTACAGAGCATCGAAAGTTTACAGGGTGCGGAAAACACGAGGTTGACATGGTGCCTAGGCCACTTTCTTCAGGTTGTGCGATTACCTATGAACGTGCGGTATCACGGGGAACCATCTTTTCTTGCTtatcagttttaaatgcgaagcatttcttagcgaacctctggcactttgagcgtttttatctacgtatctatctatctacctatctatctagccgcctacgtctgggtgctctcatgaccggctccttaacttggtgtagaccaaaatttgcatgggagggtaagaggatttgacgaatatgattgccgggtgatgacatgaataacgtaaaatcctgtcgcctacgtcgtcaaacactttccactagacacgtgtggcacatacccggttaccatgggccgcggtgtacgggtatgcgccacaggtgattgacaatttatatctacccaggaacggcgagaacagacattggtacaggggcgtagccagaacatactttatgtatgttcgtgcgtgcgtttgtaggtgtgcgtgcctatatacgcaagcaaaactgaaaaatttcggtcGGGGTTTGAATGGTCGGTCGGGGTTTGAATGGTCGGGGCcggaatgtgacgtcagggcctctccttatttttccttcctccatgcctgtcATAATAAAACTGCTTAACTACAGAACTAGACACAGTATTTATTAACGAGTATTTCACAGCTCGTGTCCGCCGCCTGCGCAGCAATCTGCAACACATTATTCACAAACATATTGCTAAATACTTAACTGAGAATAATGTTATATCGTCCTGCAGTTTGCGACCAGGTTACTCGGCAATTGCGCAACTCATCGAGTTTTCGCATGACACTGCTACGGTCCTAAGGTCAGCTGGATGCTGTATTTATAGATTATGCCAAAGCTTTCGACTCGGTCTCTCAGAGGAAACTTCTCAAGCTTCGCGGCGTAATAAAAAAATGACAGAGTGATTATTTGGATCACTGGTTACCTTTATCGAATACATCAGTATGTTTCTTTTAACAAAGCGAAGTCCAATACCTTCGATGTTGAATCCGATGTTTCCCAAGGCTcgtgttgggtccgcttttatttGTTACTTATATTATGACGTCGTGAAGGTCACTCAGAACACGCCAGCTAAACTACGTTCCTATGAAGACGACTGTGTACTACTATATTCTGTAATTTCAAATGGTTTTGACCAGTTTTGCATAAATGATgttttaacagggaagctgtttagcaaatcattcctcgTATCTCGTATCatgaaactatcatcatcataaacgggtatgtgccacggaaattggtTAAATCCCCCTACTCACCGGTGGTGCACTaaagaaaaaggcaacagttagcccaacactagggaaaagtagtagtacaactttattcataagggttgggataaggactcatgagctcgatgggtgggaccccaagtccagggctccactggctactgctgcctacctgacgtgacccagaagcgcacggatttgtgccacagaaatttgtgcggcctatcaggaaactattatcataaacgggtatgtgccacagaaattgggtgcatcccactgctcaccgctgCTTCAATAAAAgtaggaagaaggcaacagttatacCAACacaagggaacgggaaaggcaacggcggctgtgagaagaccccgaagcgatggaaggcctacgtcaagAACGACctacccgtagatctatgagaggtgcgaacgcttggtttcagcgcgagtttctgtctagagtttggacatccgtgtcgtgtctctgACTGCATGAGAGGTAGAAATGCTTGGtgtcagcgcgagtttgtctctggagtttggaaatccgtgtcgtgtctctgactgtggtttaactcgaagctctctgcgctgagaatcaacgtagaaacaacctactatcacctagctaaagcctagcaacgacagcaacctagaaataacccgcatcccctagctaaggcctagaaacaacctatagaGGCAACCAGATTAGTGTTCAAATTGTCTAATATTGCTGTTTCATGCCTTGCACGGCTTAGGGGAAGctttgccctttttttttttttttgctttctgccatAACCCGCGGTATGCCTGGATTGAGCGTCGGTGGTGTCTTCATCTCGATCTCACGTCAAGCGTAGGCCGTACTGTGACCTGCGTTTGCGGCAGTTTAGAGCATGATTTATTCTCACTTCGCATCTGCAGTGCATGCCGTCTTCCAAAGCGCTATATCCAGCGCTACCTTAAAGAGTGGCGAGATGAGCATGACTTTCAGCACTGCTTTTCCCTATTAAGGCCTTATAAAATGCCTTATAATGCCTTATAAATGCCTTATAAAATGCGAAAATTGGCCAGCGTCCCGCGCCGGCGCGATGACGCCATCATAAGACGGCATCATGGCATGACAGACGCcaaatattgtgacgtcatcatggcatcaccATGGCATCGCTGTGGCGTCATCGCATGATATTgttgcttggtcaaaagtgggccgatgccgcaggcagtgcaaagcaaggtgaggtgcagaaggctttcgggggggaggggggggttgggAGGTTGAATACATcagcttagaagaaaaagaagaagacatcACGAGATCCTCCTAGCCTAGATATAAACACGCAAGCTTTCCTAACCACACGTGATCTCGGTAGCCAATCGCAAAGATGTCGCTTGCGATATCTTTACGAGATGCAGCTTTGCGAGCTCGGGATTCTGAGGCCGAGCGCCATCGGAGAGCCGGCGACTCCAAACTGCGAGCTCGCTAAGTTGAGGCAATTTGCCATCCGGAGAGCCGAAGACTGAAATGccggctcgcgaagccgaagcgacaCGGCAACGAAGAGTTGCCGCCACTAATGAAGGTAGCATGGGCCACTGGAAGGAATGCCGCAAAGCGGATCATCGCGTATAGATAGCTTCGCTGTACGTCCATCTTTACAGAGTGGATGGGCCGAGATGTGCATGTCGAATGGACGCACCGCAGAGAGCGCACTTTTTGTACCTTACTTAAGAAGAAGGCCGCGTATGCGGGCATACTTGCTATGGCTATATAGCATTAAATCACTGgcgtagaatacctgactgccatgcagagtgcCTGCATTCGATTCCGGCTTAAACCCAGTTTTTTAAATCTGTCCATtgttaaaaacagcgcgagaatAAACACGGAGAAGATgcgcacagggcaagcgctgcCTGTGTGCATTTTGTCAGTGTTTATTTTTAACTGTGGGTACGTACGAACGGGATCGCATTCACGCGTTCTTAAgtgggccctgcaatacttttgcaagtaatcattgaatggcttTGTAAAAGGAGTTCAATGCCTCACGAATtggctgccgcaaaaattttcataaTCCGTCAAGCATGGGCCAAGTTACAGGGATTTATCGGACGCTTTAAgcgctctctcctttcgtaccagtgagcgcgctggaagctacgcatGGGGGAGGGTGGGGGGATGACAAGCTGCGTGCGTtcatcagcgcgcgtcgtgaccttgaacactttcttttctttgttttccaaGAACGCGAGGCTTACTTTCAGTATGAGGAGAATACGTtgatgggcaagttggtacatgccTTGAAGTATGTGCAGcggaaagaaacgaagacaagagaagacacataaacgacacagACTGGTGCTGCCACCGAACTGTATGCCCGCATTCTATAAACCAATCGAAAACGCATCACAGGTGACCAAACGGTGTGATGCGTTTTCGATTGGTTGATAGCATGCGCGCATCTATAAAAActggcttcgtgcttttcaatcaAATTCATTTGGATGTCAGCGCCAGTTATTCTAAAatgacagggcatgcaaacacggacacaagaaaaaagtcaggacaccacaaacgccgactaacaactgaatagatgcacaacggccgaaaagaaagaaggcacgaaaacttatctgcgcatgcccatgcactaggcgaacctatcaattcggcacgcgtgggggcctacacGAAAgaatgcaagttaatcgacggttggctcacgcatgcgctaccactactctcgatatgccatgcctcaatcatcatacgcgtttcttcattcctatgtcggtacaaaactgcgcattcattgaatttcagcgtgcacttacaatctcgacaatggaacgatagattagaaggcgagCCTCCGGTAGTGATCATTTATgctctaataatctctggttgatgcagcggcgtctgtcctacgtagaagcggccgcagctgaaaggaacctcagctcagctctctgttattcagcGCCAGTCCGTGTCGTTTGTGTCTTGTCCTCGTTTCTTCGCGCTGCACATAGTTAATATATACATCAAGGGgggctattctggacactgtcgaattcTGCCATATTGTCAATATTTGTAATgccggcattttaagccaatcagagagccCGCAGCAGCCCTCTGGGCAAATCAAAGTTGATCAATGGTGGAATTGGACAGTGCCCAGAATAGCACCCAAGATTTTCAGTTCAATCTAGAGCACGCGCGCActcacgtggcggcatcccgggGCGGCCGCGGGGACTATGCAGCTCTCACGATTCTCAATtcagccaatgaccgtggacGTTGGGTTTATGACATTAtttgtcgaaagaagagcgaCCGGTTTCTAGCGTACTTTGAGGATtatttgtaaatttcaggccgcgtgctgcgctatactgtttggctcacgtgttatCAGGAGTCGCGACTACCGaccggcagtgttttctgaccatactCAAGAAGTGTTGCCGGGCCCCTTTAATGAGCGCGAGAGCTtcgacggacaccggcggtggtagCGGCGGCATACAAcatcgccaccaaaatcggctgttcttATGAGCTTATAAGAGCTTAAGCTTTAAAAGATAACAAAATGAAAACTGAAATGTGCACTGCGTCCTTGTTTACAGGTAAACAACAAAAGCCCAGTCAGCTCTAGCCAGCGTGCTGGCGTAAAAAGGAATTATTGTATTTCCTGCCAAAACAGCGACAGCTTCGTCCACGAAATGAGCAGTCGGTCCCTAAGCCAGTAATACGCACTCTGGGGAACGAACGACATTGCTTTGACATATGAGTAATAGCAGCCTTCGAAGCTAGCTGGTTCTCCTCTCCTCGCGCCAATGGCTTCGGCCAATGTTCCTGTCACGTACACGTCTTCAGGAAGAACCGGCGGATGAGTGTCGGAGGCTCTGAGAAGTGGTCGCACGACCCTTCGTGTCAGCATGTACGCACAACCGGAAAGAAAGCCACCGTGGTCCGGGCATCTCCTGACTGAGTGCTGGGCCGGGGGTTCACTGCACGGATCGCCATGAAGAGAAACGAAGGAACCGAACATGTCAAGCTCCTCCGCGAGCTTCACGTTGAGCTCGTAGGATGCTTGAAGAAAGCGTGCATTCACGCGGCCCTGGTCAGTGATTTTTATCACAAAGGGAGCAGCCGTACAGAACTCATCCACCCAGCGAAGCAGCACGAGGGTCGCCAGAGAGGCAGTCTCCGGAATGCCCATGTAGTTACCCAACACCATGTCGGCGTTCGAATCTCGCTCGCGCTCCACATGTGCCAAGAGCGACAAATTGCTCGGCCTCCCGGTGAAAAAAATTAGCTTCACACTAGATGATGCGTTTCTTGTGTACCAGAGGTTGGCGCGGATGATGTTCCTGTGGTGGGTGGCGCTCGGTAAAGA
Proteins encoded:
- the LOC119395144 gene encoding uncharacterized protein LOC119395144; the protein is MAGLVTITWLKTRRAQNRSSPHCLSCTAPKGDNNAHLEMFNSTAQVKLSFADSLRNICQQSLVPVHYVIAVSSLPSATHHRNIIRANLWYTRNASSSVKLIFFTGRPSNLSLLAHVERERDSNADMVLGNYMGIPETASLATLVLLRWVDEFCTAAPFVIKITDQGRVNARFLQASYELNVKLAEELDMFGSFVSLHGDPCSEPPAQHSVRRCPDHGGFLSGCAYMLTRRVVRPLLRASDTHPPVLPEDVYVTGTLAEAIGARRGEPASFEGCYYSYVKAMSFVPQSAYYWLRDRLLISWTKLSLFWQEIQ